The Halalkalibacter krulwichiae genome has a segment encoding these proteins:
- the phoU gene encoding phosphate signaling complex protein PhoU encodes MAVRESFHSKLQLLKQQLLEMGERVQIVLDEMKHAFSSSNIRAMEEIIHRDEEINQLEQDVHDQVILLISRQQPVATDLRQLIVALKISGDLERVADLIADIAKQSKRLKKNSLLPYQVKIIAMLTIAQEMIQKALMAFRNTDILQAQKIATMDDKVDHLYGEFIRDLFQLVDHEIEIDQVTQLAFIGRYIERIADYATNIAEWVVYEVNGKHFDLN; translated from the coding sequence GTGGCTGTTCGTGAAAGTTTCCATTCCAAGCTTCAGCTTCTGAAACAGCAATTGCTAGAGATGGGTGAGCGTGTGCAGATCGTCTTAGATGAGATGAAACATGCGTTTTCATCATCGAATATAAGAGCAATGGAAGAAATCATTCATAGAGATGAAGAAATTAATCAGTTAGAGCAAGATGTCCATGATCAAGTGATTTTGCTTATTTCAAGACAACAGCCAGTTGCAACGGATTTGAGGCAATTGATTGTAGCACTTAAGATCTCAGGTGATCTTGAAAGAGTAGCGGATTTAATTGCTGATATTGCTAAACAATCAAAAAGATTAAAGAAAAACAGCCTTTTGCCATATCAAGTTAAAATTATTGCGATGCTCACAATTGCTCAAGAAATGATTCAAAAAGCATTGATGGCATTTCGAAATACGGATATTCTACAAGCTCAAAAGATCGCTACAATGGATGATAAGGTTGATCATTTATATGGTGAGTTTATAAGAGACTTATTCCAATTAGTAGATCATGAGATTGAGATTGATCAAGTCACACAACTTGCCTTTATTGGGAGATACATCGAGCGTATTGCTGATTACGCAACCAATATTGCGGAATGGGTTGTATATGAGGTGAATGGTAAACATTTTGATTTAAATTAA
- the pstB gene encoding phosphate ABC transporter ATP-binding protein PstB, with protein sequence MAVASQKVEVAYEKRVDSSKNAQADKKVVYDTKDLNLWYGKDHALKNINLSIYENEVTAIIGPSGCGKSTYIKTLNRMVQLVPIVRISGDITYRGNSILNDKAYKVEDLRTRVGMVFQKPNPFPKSIYDNVAYGPRIHGIRNKKILDEIVERSLRGAAIWEEVKDRLHENAYGLSGGQQQRLCIARCLAIEPDVILMDEPTSALDPKSTLKVEELIQELKQNYSIIIVTHNMQQAARISDRTAFFLNGEVVEFDKTDVIFSNPTDKRTEDYITGRFG encoded by the coding sequence ATGGCCGTTGCATCGCAAAAAGTAGAAGTAGCGTATGAGAAAAGAGTGGATTCTTCTAAAAATGCTCAAGCAGATAAGAAGGTTGTTTATGATACGAAAGATTTAAACTTATGGTATGGAAAAGACCATGCATTAAAAAATATTAACCTTTCTATATATGAAAACGAAGTAACAGCTATAATTGGACCTTCTGGTTGTGGGAAGTCAACTTATATTAAAACATTGAATCGTATGGTTCAATTAGTACCAATCGTGCGTATTTCAGGAGATATTACGTATCGAGGAAATAGTATTTTAAATGATAAAGCTTATAAAGTAGAAGATTTAAGAACGCGTGTTGGAATGGTCTTCCAAAAACCCAATCCATTCCCGAAATCGATTTACGATAATGTCGCATACGGACCAAGAATTCATGGCATTCGTAATAAAAAGATATTAGATGAAATCGTTGAACGTAGTCTACGTGGTGCAGCTATATGGGAAGAAGTAAAGGACCGTCTTCATGAAAATGCTTATGGATTATCAGGGGGGCAACAGCAACGTTTATGTATCGCACGTTGTTTAGCGATCGAACCAGATGTCATTTTAATGGATGAGCCGACATCTGCCCTTGATCCAAAGTCAACTTTAAAAGTTGAAGAGCTTATTCAAGAGTTAAAGCAAAACTATTCAATTATTATTGTAACGCATAACATGCAACAGGCGGCGCGTATTTCAGATCGTACAGCCTTCTTCTTGAATGGAGAAGTTGTTGAATTTGATAAAACGGATGTGATTTTTTCGAATCCAACGGATAAAAGAACTGAAGATTATATTACTGGTCGATTTGGATAG
- the pstA gene encoding phosphate ABC transporter permease PstA, with the protein MKYVDTAQVQKKMNTRLLTNKIAKSLFFLSTLFGLIVLVVLIFRVISQGIAWINLDFLTGKLSNNPERAGIMGAILGTLWLMVVVAPVTMLIGVGTAIYLECYAKKSRFHSFIQTNISNLAGVPSIVFGILGLTVFVRTMELGNVVLAGGLTMALLVLPIVVVASQEAIRSVPSQLSEASYGMGATKWQTIKNIILPAALPGILTGAILSLSRAIGETAPLVVIGIPALLIPFPGSLMDRFTILPMQIYYWTIDSALVAEYANLAAATIVVLLVVLFVLNSVAIIIRNKFQQRY; encoded by the coding sequence ATGAAATATGTAGACACAGCACAAGTACAGAAAAAAATGAATACACGCTTGTTAACGAATAAAATTGCAAAATCGCTATTCTTCCTCTCAACGTTATTTGGACTAATTGTTCTAGTCGTTCTTATTTTTAGAGTGATCTCACAAGGGATTGCCTGGATTAATCTTGATTTTCTAACTGGGAAACTATCAAACAATCCAGAGCGAGCTGGAATTATGGGAGCGATTCTTGGGACATTGTGGCTAATGGTCGTAGTGGCTCCAGTAACAATGTTAATTGGTGTAGGTACAGCCATTTACCTAGAGTGTTATGCCAAGAAAAGCCGCTTTCATTCATTTATTCAAACGAATATTTCTAACTTGGCAGGAGTGCCATCGATTGTCTTTGGAATTCTAGGACTAACCGTTTTTGTTCGTACGATGGAATTAGGCAACGTTGTATTAGCTGGGGGATTGACGATGGCCCTACTTGTCCTACCCATTGTCGTAGTTGCTAGTCAAGAAGCGATTAGATCAGTACCTTCTCAATTAAGCGAAGCGTCTTATGGAATGGGTGCGACAAAGTGGCAAACGATAAAAAATATCATCTTGCCAGCAGCACTTCCTGGAATTTTGACTGGGGCGATTTTGTCGCTTTCACGGGCAATTGGAGAAACTGCTCCTCTTGTTGTAATTGGAATTCCGGCGTTATTAATCCCGTTCCCTGGAAGTCTAATGGACCGATTTACGATTTTACCAATGCAAATTTATTACTGGACCATTGATTCGGCTCTAGTGGCGGAATATGCCAATCTAGCAGCAGCAACTATTGTTGTGTTACTCGTTGTCCTGTTCGTATTAAATTCAGTTGCCATTATTATTCGCAATAAATTTCAACAAAGATATTAA
- the pstC gene encoding phosphate ABC transporter permease subunit PstC — MEANSAVNKGNAVNVRDMIADKKRSRNLSNVMEKVMPKVLLVIATISILTTIGILFTLLTETIEFFQRIPFVEFFTGTVLKPLSQNPEFGVLPLLTGTLISSGIAMFVAIPIGLMTAIYLSEYASDKVRRIVKPILEILAGIPTIVYGFFALTFVTPILREFIPGLQATNILSPGIVMGIMIIPMVASLSEDAMSSVPNSMREGALALGSTKLEVTGKVIIPAAMSGIIASFVLGISRAIGETMIVTIASGSSKNFTFDITQSMQTMTAYIVEVTGGDAPAGSTIYYSLYAVAMTLFVFTLIMNLLARYISRRFREEY; from the coding sequence ATGGAAGCAAACAGCGCAGTGAATAAGGGGAATGCTGTTAACGTTCGAGATATGATTGCCGACAAAAAAAGGTCAAGAAATCTTTCAAATGTAATGGAAAAGGTAATGCCAAAAGTTCTGTTGGTTATTGCAACGATTTCAATTCTGACAACGATAGGGATTTTATTTACATTATTAACGGAAACAATTGAGTTTTTTCAGCGCATACCATTTGTTGAGTTTTTTACTGGAACTGTATTAAAACCTTTAAGTCAAAATCCGGAGTTTGGAGTATTACCTTTACTTACGGGCACATTGATTTCATCAGGAATTGCGATGTTTGTCGCAATTCCAATTGGATTAATGACAGCTATTTATTTAAGTGAATATGCATCAGATAAAGTTAGAAGAATTGTAAAACCAATTCTTGAAATTCTTGCTGGAATTCCAACGATTGTCTATGGATTTTTTGCGTTAACGTTTGTTACACCGATTTTAAGAGAGTTCATTCCTGGTTTACAGGCAACAAATATTTTAAGCCCTGGTATTGTGATGGGAATTATGATCATCCCAATGGTAGCGTCCTTATCAGAAGATGCAATGAGTTCAGTTCCGAATTCAATGAGAGAAGGAGCGCTAGCATTAGGATCTACAAAGCTGGAGGTAACTGGAAAGGTCATCATTCCGGCTGCAATGTCAGGCATAATAGCTTCTTTCGTTCTTGGGATTTCACGTGCAATTGGCGAAACAATGATTGTAACGATAGCAAGTGGAAGCTCCAAAAACTTTACATTCGACATTACTCAATCTATGCAGACGATGACTGCATACATTGTTGAAGTAACTGGTGGGGACGCCCCGGCTGGTTCAACTATATATTACAGTTTATATGCTGTTGCGATGACGTTATTTGTTTTCACGTTAATAATGAATTTACTAGCTCGATATATTTCTCGTAGATTCAGGGAGGAATATTAA
- a CDS encoding PstS family phosphate ABC transporter substrate-binding protein, with the protein MNLKRYVVFLVMAALMVLVTACGGGSDEPTAAEGTDTEEAPVENTEADANEEATSLDGSVVVDGSGTVYPLMSLVAEEYMFTEQENVSVEVSRAGTSAGFGRFLVDNGTDFNNASREIKEEEQAEADEIGIEVKEMKVALDGLTFVINKENDWATELTEEELISIFHSEGGVTKWSDIRPDFPDEEIHPMGPNENHGTYEFFYENVLDKADLVDGVNLQQEYSTLVNLVSEDVNAIAFFGFGYYVNNQEKLTAVSVDFGNGPVEPSLDTIGEDAEYATFTRPVFTYLNVDMAKEKPQVLDFALYVAKNVNDFAGEAGFAPLPDTEVQEYIDFLEGLK; encoded by the coding sequence GTGAATCTTAAAAGGTATGTAGTGTTCTTAGTAATGGCAGCACTAATGGTGCTAGTTACAGCGTGTGGGGGCGGTTCAGATGAGCCAACTGCTGCTGAAGGTACAGATACAGAAGAAGCACCTGTAGAAAATACAGAAGCAGATGCAAATGAGGAAGCAACTTCTCTAGACGGAAGTGTTGTAGTTGATGGATCGGGTACGGTGTATCCTTTAATGTCACTTGTTGCTGAAGAGTATATGTTCACTGAGCAAGAAAATGTATCAGTTGAAGTAAGTCGTGCTGGAACAAGTGCTGGATTTGGAAGATTCTTAGTTGATAATGGAACAGACTTTAATAACGCATCACGTGAAATTAAAGAAGAAGAACAAGCAGAAGCAGATGAAATTGGAATAGAAGTAAAAGAAATGAAAGTAGCACTTGATGGTTTAACTTTTGTTATTAACAAAGAAAATGATTGGGCTACAGAATTAACAGAAGAAGAATTAATTAGTATTTTTCATAGCGAAGGTGGCGTAACGAAGTGGTCTGATATTCGCCCAGATTTTCCAGATGAAGAGATTCACCCAATGGGTCCTAACGAAAACCATGGTACGTATGAATTTTTCTATGAAAATGTGCTTGATAAAGCAGATTTAGTTGACGGTGTGAATTTACAGCAAGAATATTCAACTTTAGTAAATCTAGTATCTGAAGATGTGAATGCAATTGCATTCTTTGGATTTGGATACTATGTAAACAACCAAGAAAAGTTAACAGCAGTAAGTGTAGATTTTGGAAATGGTCCAGTTGAGCCAAGTCTTGACACAATTGGTGAGGATGCTGAATATGCGACGTTCACTCGTCCGGTATTTACGTATTTAAATGTAGATATGGCTAAAGAAAAGCCACAAGTATTAGACTTTGCTTTATACGTTGCCAAAAATGTAAATGATTTTGCTGGAGAAGCGGGCTTTGCTCCGTTACCAGATACAGAAGTACAAGAATATATTGATTTCCTAGAGGGTTTAAAATAA
- a CDS encoding DUF4023 domain-containing protein, with translation MDNTNEFVEKLHNKQEKDERNRKRQGKGNPSQKLPNKQH, from the coding sequence ATGGATAATACTAATGAGTTTGTAGAAAAACTTCATAATAAACAAGAAAAAGATGAACGTAATCGTAAACGTCAAGGAAAAGGAAATCCTAGTCAAAAGCTTCCTAATAAACAGCATTAA
- a CDS encoding ATP-binding protein, translated as MNSKREQHYRSLFDNNPYAVYSLDLEGNYLDVNPAMEQLVGYSESELLTMSYKSIITEDEIEKINGSFTKATLGITQNYETKVKNKRGDVIDTRVTNIPIDVEGKIVGIYGIAKDISKEKHTENLLFESEKLTAVGQLAASIAHEIRNPLTSIKGFLDAFRSTELEFKDHYLEIMAEEITRIEMITGELLLVAKPQAHKFQEESLEKIIDDVVLLLRSQALINNVEVVVQSSNIPLIKCVPSQLKQVFINLIKNSIEAMPDGGRVTVVASTTNTTSILVEVIDQGCGIPVEFLKDIGTPFYTTKEKGTGLGLMTTFKIVDSHQGHITISSKPNQGTKIEILLPINHAAS; from the coding sequence ATGAATTCTAAGCGCGAGCAACATTATCGCTCGTTATTTGATAATAATCCTTATGCCGTGTATTCATTAGATCTTGAAGGAAATTATTTAGATGTCAATCCAGCGATGGAACAACTAGTAGGCTATAGTGAAAGTGAATTATTAACGATGTCATATAAATCAATCATTACTGAGGATGAGATAGAAAAAATAAACGGTTCTTTTACGAAAGCGACGCTAGGGATCACTCAGAATTATGAAACGAAAGTAAAGAATAAGAGGGGAGATGTCATTGATACAAGAGTTACAAATATCCCGATTGATGTTGAAGGAAAAATAGTAGGAATTTACGGAATTGCCAAAGATATTTCAAAAGAGAAACATACAGAGAACCTTTTGTTCGAATCAGAGAAGCTTACTGCTGTCGGTCAATTGGCTGCATCAATTGCTCACGAGATCCGAAACCCATTAACTTCTATTAAAGGCTTTCTAGATGCTTTTAGGAGCACTGAATTAGAATTTAAGGATCATTATTTAGAAATCATGGCTGAAGAAATTACGAGAATTGAAATGATAACAGGAGAACTGTTACTGGTGGCAAAGCCGCAAGCGCATAAATTTCAGGAAGAAAGCTTAGAGAAAATCATTGATGATGTCGTCCTTTTATTAAGGTCACAAGCATTAATTAACAATGTTGAAGTGGTCGTTCAATCAAGTAATATACCACTGATTAAATGTGTTCCAAGTCAATTGAAGCAAGTGTTTATTAATTTAATCAAAAATTCAATTGAAGCAATGCCAGATGGAGGCCGTGTAACTGTTGTAGCATCAACGACTAATACTACAAGTATATTAGTCGAGGTAATCGATCAAGGTTGTGGCATTCCAGTAGAATTTTTAAAAGATATTGGTACACCTTTTTATACAACAAAAGAAAAAGGAACGGGTCTTGGGTTAATGACAACCTTTAAAATTGTTGACTCACACCAAGGCCATATAACGATTTCGAGTAAACCAAATCAAGGAACAAAAATAGAAATCTTACTACCTATAAATCACGCTGCTTCTTAA
- a CDS encoding PAS domain-containing protein, producing the protein MNNSEKEILDRISDGFIALDENWNFTYVNKEAAKILNRKKEEFKGRSIWKVLPYAADLGMYKEFQKSFKEQVTVTFDMYYPL; encoded by the coding sequence ATGAATAATTCAGAAAAGGAAATTTTAGATCGAATATCAGACGGCTTTATCGCTTTAGATGAAAATTGGAATTTTACGTATGTCAACAAAGAAGCAGCAAAGATCTTAAATCGCAAAAAAGAAGAATTTAAAGGAAGGAGCATTTGGAAAGTATTACCCTATGCAGCTGACCTCGGGATGTACAAAGAATTTCAGAAGTCATTCAAAGAGCAGGTCACGGTAACTTTTGATATGTATTATCCCCTTTAA
- a CDS encoding ABC transporter permease, translating to MGNFWIMMSHAFLSKIKSKSFIITTVIIALGIIVLANIETAIKTFSGDERQDQVAVIDETGVYYPLLQQELMMINETITLEDSSAELQQLELEVEEGTYEGVLLLTEGDNGFPQAVYRSTSLTAGTIPASLQTALQHIQTTLAAEDLNLTQEQLAILNAPVSFVNEAIVEGAKSEEELNQARGIVYVLLFFIYFSVIMYASMIATEVATEKSSRVMEILISSVSPVKQMFAKIIGIGFVGLTQMVVLLLVGYFALRNSQDLLMGGFLEFFGFGDLSVAIIFYAVIFFLLGYFLYATLAALLGSVVSRIEDVQQMIFPLVFLVMIGFFIAMFGLGAPDSSFITITSYIPFFTPMVMFLRAGMLNLSPIEPILGIVILLASIIILAVFGARVYRGGVLMYGKSNSFKDIKKAIDLTKKE from the coding sequence ATGGGTAACTTTTGGATTATGATGTCGCACGCCTTTCTTTCTAAAATTAAATCAAAATCATTCATTATTACAACAGTCATTATTGCCCTTGGTATTATTGTCCTTGCTAATATTGAAACAGCGATTAAAACGTTTAGTGGTGACGAGCGACAAGATCAAGTTGCTGTCATTGATGAAACGGGAGTGTATTATCCACTATTGCAACAAGAGCTAATGATGATCAATGAAACAATTACGTTAGAAGATTCATCTGCTGAATTGCAACAATTAGAGCTAGAGGTAGAAGAAGGGACTTATGAGGGAGTACTGCTGCTGACAGAGGGGGATAATGGATTTCCTCAGGCTGTTTATCGATCGACTTCACTTACTGCAGGTACGATTCCAGCAAGTCTTCAAACGGCCTTACAGCATATTCAAACAACTCTTGCTGCAGAAGACCTTAATTTAACACAAGAACAATTAGCGATACTCAATGCTCCAGTATCTTTTGTGAATGAGGCGATTGTAGAAGGAGCGAAATCGGAAGAAGAATTAAATCAAGCAAGAGGCATAGTATACGTACTATTGTTTTTTATTTATTTCTCGGTCATTATGTATGCAAGTATGATAGCAACAGAAGTAGCAACAGAAAAGTCTTCTCGAGTAATGGAGATTTTAATTTCAAGTGTTTCGCCCGTTAAGCAAATGTTCGCTAAAATTATCGGAATTGGTTTCGTTGGCTTAACGCAAATGGTTGTGCTTCTGCTCGTTGGTTATTTCGCTTTAAGAAATAGCCAAGATCTATTAATGGGCGGATTTTTAGAGTTTTTCGGCTTTGGAGATCTGTCTGTTGCGATTATTTTCTATGCTGTGATCTTTTTCTTGCTAGGGTATTTCCTATATGCGACGTTAGCTGCATTGCTAGGTTCAGTAGTAAGTCGAATAGAAGATGTGCAACAAATGATCTTTCCACTAGTGTTTCTAGTAATGATTGGCTTTTTTATAGCTATGTTCGGATTAGGGGCACCAGATTCGTCCTTTATAACGATCACTTCATATATTCCATTCTTCACACCAATGGTAATGTTCTTACGAGCGGGAATGTTAAATTTATCGCCAATAGAGCCTATTCTTGGGATCGTCATTCTACTAGCTTCCATCATTATCCTTGCAGTCTTTGGAGCGAGAGTTTATAGAGGTGGAGTATTGATGTATGGAAAATCAAACTCGTTTAAAGACATTAAAAAAGCAATTGACTTAACAAAAAAAGAATAA
- a CDS encoding ABC transporter ATP-binding protein, with the protein MGLEIKELTKKFGSFTAVNQLTLSVPEQEMFGFLGANGAGKTTTFRMILGLLDQSNGEITWNGQSISYETTPEIGYLPEERGLYPKMKVSDQVVYLARLRGMKKKEILKELDWWLEKFKVPEYKNKKIEELSKGNQQKIQFIAAVIHKPKLLILDEPFSGLDPVNVELLKEAVKEIKANGATIVFSSHRMEHVEELCENLCIMHKGAPVVQGNLKTIKRSFGKKNVAIHADFDLSFLKNLPGVVKAMDTTEGIRLQVESEEIAEGVFKEVTAKGFVRKFELEDPSLHDIFVEKVGASYG; encoded by the coding sequence ATGGGATTAGAAATAAAGGAACTGACGAAGAAATTTGGTTCCTTTACGGCTGTAAATCAATTGACGTTAAGTGTTCCTGAACAAGAGATGTTTGGGTTTTTAGGCGCGAATGGTGCAGGGAAAACAACAACATTTAGAATGATTCTAGGATTATTAGATCAGAGTAATGGTGAAATTACATGGAATGGACAGTCCATCAGTTATGAGACTACTCCAGAGATCGGTTATCTTCCTGAAGAAAGAGGTCTATATCCGAAGATGAAGGTAAGTGATCAAGTTGTCTATCTTGCGCGCTTAAGAGGGATGAAAAAGAAAGAGATTTTAAAAGAACTAGATTGGTGGCTTGAAAAGTTTAAGGTTCCCGAATATAAAAATAAGAAAATAGAAGAACTTTCGAAAGGAAACCAGCAAAAGATACAATTTATCGCTGCTGTGATACATAAACCGAAGCTCTTAATCTTAGATGAGCCTTTTAGTGGGCTTGACCCTGTTAATGTTGAGTTATTAAAAGAAGCAGTGAAAGAAATAAAAGCAAATGGTGCAACAATTGTCTTTTCAAGTCATCGAATGGAGCACGTTGAAGAATTATGTGAAAATCTTTGTATCATGCACAAAGGAGCTCCAGTTGTTCAAGGAAATTTAAAGACGATTAAACGCTCATTTGGTAAAAAAAATGTGGCTATTCATGCTGATTTTGATTTGTCCTTTCTTAAAAATTTGCCGGGAGTTGTAAAGGCAATGGATACGACGGAAGGAATTCGATTGCAAGTTGAATCGGAAGAAATTGCAGAAGGGGTATTTAAGGAAGTGACAGCAAAAGGGTTTGTGAGAAAGTTTGAGCTAGAAGATCCTTCCTTACATGATATTTTTGTTGAAAAGGTAGGTGCTAGTTATGGGTAA
- a CDS encoding DMT family transporter encodes MSSTQKGHIFNLLSVLAVAAGPLLAKFGLLEISAAKAAMINAFTIIVASFLLGLFTKKRVQFYFEKDMLMLALFNTLGVIFLFVSMDMLTPVEIGFIGRFYTVFAVIFSVFILKERLTRNEIVFILFAIVGVFLFVEKGGNYQANLLGSFFALLYTFFFALTNVYIKKTISKERSSNSILFTNSCTTLLLVSIYAVFSGQLFTGTVSLEAVGFIVVSSLFSGFIATIFLYEALKYLRFSVANVTRAFSPVLLAIISFPFFPIELTWQNITGAIVLLVSILLLSVSDKKKSKGKTTEAQTEAQT; translated from the coding sequence ATGAGTTCTACACAAAAAGGGCATATTTTTAACTTGCTATCCGTACTTGCGGTGGCAGCAGGACCTTTACTCGCTAAATTCGGGCTACTTGAAATATCTGCAGCCAAGGCAGCGATGATCAATGCCTTTACTATTATTGTTGCAAGTTTTTTACTTGGACTTTTCACGAAAAAGAGAGTCCAATTTTATTTTGAAAAAGACATGCTTATGCTCGCACTTTTTAATACACTTGGGGTTATCTTTTTATTTGTCAGCATGGATATGCTCACTCCTGTTGAGATCGGCTTTATCGGAAGGTTTTATACGGTTTTCGCAGTAATATTCTCCGTTTTCATTTTAAAAGAAAGACTGACTCGTAATGAAATCGTTTTTATTTTGTTTGCCATTGTTGGTGTGTTTTTATTTGTTGAAAAGGGAGGTAACTATCAAGCCAATTTATTAGGAAGCTTTTTTGCCCTTTTGTATACCTTTTTCTTTGCGCTAACGAATGTTTATATTAAAAAAACGATTTCAAAAGAGAGAAGCTCTAACTCGATTTTATTTACAAACAGCTGTACAACGTTGCTTCTTGTATCAATCTACGCTGTCTTTTCTGGCCAACTTTTCACTGGTACTGTTTCACTAGAGGCTGTCGGCTTTATCGTCGTCTCATCATTATTTTCAGGCTTTATTGCTACGATTTTCTTATATGAAGCATTGAAATATTTACGCTTCTCAGTTGCTAATGTGACAAGAGCTTTTAGCCCGGTCTTACTTGCAATCATCTCTTTTCCTTTTTTTCCAATTGAGCTAACTTGGCAAAATATCACTGGGGCAATTGTCTTACTCGTCTCGATTCTGTTGCTCTCCGTAAGCGATAAAAAGAAGAGTAAGGGGAAAACAACAGAAGCGCAAACTGAAGCACAAACTTGA
- a CDS encoding helix-turn-helix domain-containing protein — protein sequence MKSADSIAKQVGMTLRKIRQDRGISLQDLADKTDVSKLTLGNIERGEANPSLSIIWKIANGLSIPISTLLQENNQVTISRAHQGNKVVSANQVCVLEPMFEVANYGQSELHRAFLKPNSEYKPGAHQPGVIEYVTVMSGELIIQIENETYHLFAYDSLKFNADRIHAYINPTSSTTILHFVMTYLK from the coding sequence ATGAAGAGTGCCGATTCTATCGCTAAGCAGGTAGGAATGACGTTAAGGAAAATAAGGCAAGATCGTGGAATCAGCTTGCAAGATTTAGCTGATAAGACGGATGTCAGTAAGTTAACTCTTGGGAATATTGAGAGAGGCGAGGCGAATCCATCACTTTCAATTATCTGGAAAATAGCAAACGGCTTGTCAATTCCGATATCTACTCTTCTTCAAGAAAATAATCAAGTGACTATTTCGCGTGCCCACCAAGGAAATAAAGTCGTAAGTGCCAATCAGGTGTGTGTGCTCGAACCAATGTTTGAAGTTGCGAATTATGGTCAAAGTGAACTGCATAGAGCCTTTTTAAAGCCGAATAGTGAATACAAACCAGGGGCACACCAACCAGGTGTTATCGAGTATGTAACCGTCATGTCAGGGGAACTAATCATTCAAATCGAAAATGAAACATATCACCTTTTTGCCTATGATTCATTAAAGTTTAATGCTGATCGAATACATGCCTATATAAATCCAACCTCATCCACGACGATTCTTCATTTCGTTATGACATATTTAAAATAA
- a CDS encoding DMT family transporter, producing the protein MKEIGLGIIASIFFAVTFILNRSMELSGGSWLWSSSLRFLFMVPFLVLIVFYRNNIKQLFYEMKKQPFQWLLWSFVGFVLFYAPITFAAAYGPGWLVAGTWQLTIVAGTLLGPLFWQTIQTKNGQTKVRSRIPLKALAISSIILIGVVLIQVERASNLPLQTILIGVIPVAIAAFAYPLGNRKMMEVCGGRLDTFQRVLGMTLATIPFWLVIAAFGFVSVGAPSSDQVLQSFIVAVSSGIIATTLFFIATDRVRGDQGKLAAVEATQSTQVLFVLIGEILLLSAPFPNGLAITGLFIIVCGMLLHSYVTNKMNSNSTKLAVKQKKVQEL; encoded by the coding sequence ATGAAAGAAATCGGTCTTGGTATCATTGCCTCAATCTTTTTTGCTGTTACATTTATTCTGAATCGTTCAATGGAATTGTCTGGAGGTAGCTGGCTATGGAGCTCTTCTTTACGTTTTCTTTTTATGGTTCCCTTTCTTGTCCTGATCGTCTTCTACCGGAATAACATCAAGCAATTATTTTATGAAATGAAGAAACAACCTTTCCAATGGCTCTTATGGAGTTTTGTTGGCTTTGTTTTGTTTTACGCACCTATTACGTTTGCAGCTGCCTATGGTCCCGGGTGGCTTGTCGCTGGCACTTGGCAATTAACCATTGTCGCTGGTACTTTACTCGGTCCCCTTTTTTGGCAAACCATTCAAACAAAAAATGGCCAAACAAAAGTCAGAAGTCGCATTCCATTAAAAGCACTCGCAATTTCATCTATTATTTTAATAGGAGTCGTTCTCATTCAAGTAGAAAGAGCTAGCAACCTGCCCTTGCAAACAATCTTAATTGGTGTGATTCCTGTTGCTATTGCAGCGTTCGCCTATCCATTAGGTAATCGTAAAATGATGGAAGTATGTGGAGGGAGGTTGGATACGTTTCAACGAGTACTTGGAATGACTTTAGCAACGATCCCATTTTGGCTTGTCATTGCTGCTTTTGGATTTGTTTCTGTCGGCGCACCTTCTTCCGACCAAGTTCTTCAATCCTTTATCGTTGCCGTGTCATCAGGGATCATTGCAACTACTCTATTCTTTATTGCTACCGATCGAGTAAGAGGTGATCAAGGAAAATTAGCCGCCGTGGAAGCAACTCAATCGACACAAGTCCTCTTTGTTCTAATTGGAGAAATTCTCCTTCTATCAGCTCCGTTCCCAAATGGGTTAGCCATTACCGGCTTATTCATTATCGTCTGTGGTATGCTCTTGCATAGCTATGTAACTAATAAAATGAATTCAAATTCTACTAAGCTTGCTGTTAAACAAAAGAAAGTTCAAGAATTATAA